From one Eulemur rufifrons isolate Redbay chromosome 23, OSU_ERuf_1, whole genome shotgun sequence genomic stretch:
- the HSF4 gene encoding heat shock factor protein 4 isoform X1, which translates to MQEAPAALPTEPGPSPVPAFLGKLWALVGDPGTDHLIRWSPSGTSFLVSDQSRFAKEVLPQYFKHSNMASFVRQLNMYGFRKVVSIEQGGLLRPERDHVEFQHPSFVRGREQLLERVRRKVPALRGDDGRWRPEDLGRLLGEVQALRGVQESTEARLRELRQQNEILWREVVTLRQSHGQQHRIIGKLIQCLFGPLQAGPNSAGAKRKLSLMLDEGSACPAPAKFNACPLPGALLQDPYFIQSPLPETTLGLSSHRARGPIISDIPEDSPSPEGTRLSPSSGGRREKGLALLKEEPASPGGDGEAGLALAPNECDFCVTAPPPLPVAVVQAILEGKGSFSPEGPRSVQQPEPRDPREIADRGPLGLERGDRSPDSLLPPLLLRPAPESVEPAGPLDVLGPSLQGREWTLMDLDMELSLMQPLVPERGEPELAVKGLNSPGPGKDPTLGAPLLLDVQAALGGPALGLPGALTIYSAPESRASYLGPAASPSP; encoded by the exons ATGCAGGAAGCGCCAGCCGCGCTGCCTACggagccaggccccagccccgTGCCTGCCTTCCTCGGCAAGCTATGGGCGCTGGTGGGCGACCCAGGCACCGACCACCTGATCCGCTGGAGCCCG AGCGGGACCAGTTTCCTCGTCAGCGACCAGAGCCGCTTCGCCAAGGAAGTGCTGCCCCAGTATTTCAAGCACAGCAACATGGCGAGCTTCGTGCGCCAACTCAACATGT ACGGTTTTCGGAAGGTGGTGAGCATCGAGCAGGGCGGCCTGCTCAGGCCAGAGCGCGACCACGTCGAGTTCCAGCACCCGAGCTTCGTGCGCGGCCGCGAGCAGCTCCTGGAGCGCGTGCGACGCAAG GTGCCCGCGTTGCGGGGCGACGACGGCCGCTGGCGCCCGGAGGACCTGGGCCGGCTGCTGGGCGAGGTGCAGGCTTTGCGGGGCGTACAGGAGAGCACCGAGGCGCGGCTGCGGGAGCTCAGGCA GCAGAACGAGATCTTGTGGCGGGAGGTGGTGACTCTTCGGCAGAGCCACGGTCAGCAGCACCGGATCATCGGCAAG CTGATCCAGTGTCTCTTTGGGCCACTTCAGGCGGGGCCCAACAGTGCCGGAGCCAAGAGGAAGCT GTCCCTGATGCTGGACGAAGGGAGCGCATGCCCAGCACCTGCCAAATTCAATGCCTGCCCCCTACCTGGTGCCCTCCTGCAGGACCCCTACTTTATCCAGTCG CCCCTCCCAGAGACGACCTTGGGCCTCAGCTCTCACAGGGCCAGGGGCCCCATCATCTCTGACATCCCAGAAGATTCCCCATCCCCTGAAGGGACCAGGCTTTCTCCCTCCAGTGGTGGCAGGAG GGAGAAGGGCCTGGCACTGCTCAAAGAAGAGCCGGCCAGTCCAGGGGGGGATGGCGAGGCCGGGCTGGCCCTGGCCCCAAACGAGTGTGACTTCTGCGTGACAGCCCCCCCACCGCTGCCTGTGGCTGTGGTGCAGGCCATCCTGGAAGGGAAAGGGAGCTTCAGCCCCGAGGGGCCCAGGAGTGTCCAACAGCCTGAGCCAAGGGATCCCAGGGAGATAGCTGACAG GGGGCCTCTGGGCCTAGAGAGGGGGGACCGAAGCCCAGACAGTCTGCTGCCTCCACTGCTGCTTCGGCCCGCACCAGAAAGCGTGGAGCCTGCAGGGCCCCTGGAT GTGCTGGGCCCCAGCCTCCAAGGGCGAGAATGGACCCTGATGGACTTGGACATGGAGCTGTCCCTG ATGCAGCCCTTGGTTCCAGAGAGGGGTGAGCCTGAGCTGGCAGTCAAGGGGTTAAATTCTCCAGGCCCAG GGAAGGACCCCACGCTCGGGGCCCCACTCCTGCTGGATGTCCAGGCTGCTTTGGGAGGTCCAGCCCTTGGCTTGCCTGGGGCTTTAACCATTTACAGCGCCCCTGAGAGCCGGGCCTCCTACTTGGGCCCGGCAGCCAGTCCCTCCCCCTGA
- the HSF4 gene encoding heat shock factor protein 4 isoform X2, with product MQEAPAALPTEPGPSPVPAFLGKLWALVGDPGTDHLIRWSPSGTSFLVSDQSRFAKEVLPQYFKHSNMASFVRQLNMYGFRKVVSIEQGGLLRPERDHVEFQHPSFVRGREQLLERVRRKVPALRGDDGRWRPEDLGRLLGEVQALRGVQESTEARLRELRQQNEILWREVVTLRQSHGQQHRIIGKLIQCLFGPLQAGPNSAGAKRKLSLMLDEGSACPAPAKFNACPLPGALLQDPYFIQSPSTYSPSQRRPWASALTGPGAPSSLTSQKIPHPLKGPGFLPPVVAGAPPPLPVAVVQAILEGKGSFSPEGPRSVQQPEPRDPREIADRGPLGLERGDRSPDSLLPPLLLRPAPESVEPAGPLDVLGPSLQGREWTLMDLDMELSLMQPLVPERGEPELAVKGLNSPGPGKDPTLGAPLLLDVQAALGGPALGLPGALTIYSAPESRASYLGPAASPSP from the exons ATGCAGGAAGCGCCAGCCGCGCTGCCTACggagccaggccccagccccgTGCCTGCCTTCCTCGGCAAGCTATGGGCGCTGGTGGGCGACCCAGGCACCGACCACCTGATCCGCTGGAGCCCG AGCGGGACCAGTTTCCTCGTCAGCGACCAGAGCCGCTTCGCCAAGGAAGTGCTGCCCCAGTATTTCAAGCACAGCAACATGGCGAGCTTCGTGCGCCAACTCAACATGT ACGGTTTTCGGAAGGTGGTGAGCATCGAGCAGGGCGGCCTGCTCAGGCCAGAGCGCGACCACGTCGAGTTCCAGCACCCGAGCTTCGTGCGCGGCCGCGAGCAGCTCCTGGAGCGCGTGCGACGCAAG GTGCCCGCGTTGCGGGGCGACGACGGCCGCTGGCGCCCGGAGGACCTGGGCCGGCTGCTGGGCGAGGTGCAGGCTTTGCGGGGCGTACAGGAGAGCACCGAGGCGCGGCTGCGGGAGCTCAGGCA GCAGAACGAGATCTTGTGGCGGGAGGTGGTGACTCTTCGGCAGAGCCACGGTCAGCAGCACCGGATCATCGGCAAG CTGATCCAGTGTCTCTTTGGGCCACTTCAGGCGGGGCCCAACAGTGCCGGAGCCAAGAGGAAGCT GTCCCTGATGCTGGACGAAGGGAGCGCATGCCCAGCACCTGCCAAATTCAATGCCTGCCCCCTACCTGGTGCCCTCCTGCAGGACCCCTACTTTATCCAGTCG CCTTCTACTTACAGCCCCTCCCAGAGACGACCTTGGGCCTCAGCTCTCACAGGGCCAGGGGCCCCATCATCTCTGACATCCCAGAAGATTCCCCATCCCCTGAAGGGACCAGGCTTTCTCCCTCCAGTGGTGGCAGGAG CCCCCCCACCGCTGCCTGTGGCTGTGGTGCAGGCCATCCTGGAAGGGAAAGGGAGCTTCAGCCCCGAGGGGCCCAGGAGTGTCCAACAGCCTGAGCCAAGGGATCCCAGGGAGATAGCTGACAG GGGGCCTCTGGGCCTAGAGAGGGGGGACCGAAGCCCAGACAGTCTGCTGCCTCCACTGCTGCTTCGGCCCGCACCAGAAAGCGTGGAGCCTGCAGGGCCCCTGGAT GTGCTGGGCCCCAGCCTCCAAGGGCGAGAATGGACCCTGATGGACTTGGACATGGAGCTGTCCCTG ATGCAGCCCTTGGTTCCAGAGAGGGGTGAGCCTGAGCTGGCAGTCAAGGGGTTAAATTCTCCAGGCCCAG GGAAGGACCCCACGCTCGGGGCCCCACTCCTGCTGGATGTCCAGGCTGCTTTGGGAGGTCCAGCCCTTGGCTTGCCTGGGGCTTTAACCATTTACAGCGCCCCTGAGAGCCGGGCCTCCTACTTGGGCCCGGCAGCCAGTCCCTCCCCCTGA
- the FBXL8 gene encoding F-box/LRR-repeat protein 8, with protein sequence MAEPRGQLPEEMLVFIFRYLPLRDRAAAARVCRAWAAAATCSAVWQDTNISCDCEREDMLPPHMSDCLDHVHNLRLEFEPSRKASRQTATELLMALAGRTPGLRALRLECRGEKPLFDAGRDVLDAVHAVCGAARQLRHLDLRRLPFTLDDALVLQAASNCPELHSLFLDNGTLVGSVGPGSVLKLLEACPCLRALGLHLASLSRAALEVLAAPDRAPLVLLALRCACPEDARASPLPNEAWTDLRRRHPGLAVELELEPALPDESVTRVLQPAVPVAALRLNVSGDTVGPVRFAARHYATTLRALEVRAAASAELDAALEELAARCADLREVHCFCVVSSSVRDAFRAHCPRLRTYTLKLTREPHPWRPTLVA encoded by the exons ATGGCTGAGCCTAGAGGGCAACTTCCAGAGGAGATGCTAGTGTTCATCTTTCGATACCTGCCCTTGAGGGACCGTGCTGCAGCTGCCAGGGTCTGCAGGGCCTGGGCCGCTGCTGCCACCTGCAGCGCTGTGTGGCAGGACACCAACATCAG TTGCGACTGTGAGAGGGAAGATATGCTGCCACCACATATGTCCGACTGCTTGGACCATGTTCACAACCTACGGCTGGAATTTGAACCATCCAGGAAGGCAAGTCGCCAGACAGCCACTGAGCTGCTGATGGCGCTGGCGGGCCGTACCCCGGGGCTTCGAGCCCTGCGCCTGGAGTGCCGTGGAGAAAAGCCGCTCTTCGACGCGGGCCGCGACGTCCTGGATGCTGTGCATGCTGTCTGCGGGGCCGCCCGCCAGCTGCGCCACCTCGACCTGCGGCGCTTGCCCTTCACGCTGGACGACGCGCTGGTGCTGCAGGCAGCTAGCAACTGCCCCGAGCTCCACAGCCTTTTTCTGGACAATGGTACCCTGGTTGGCAGCGTGGGACCCGGCTCGGTGCTCAAGCTATTGGAGGCCTGCCCATGCCTGCGCGCCCTCGGCCTGCACCTAGCCAGTCTGTCGCGCGCCGCCCTGGAGGTGCTGGCCGCGCCAGACCGCGCGCCTTTAGTGCTCCTGGCCCTGCGGTGCGCGTGCCCTGAGGATGCACGCGCGTCCCCCCTGCCCAATGAAGCCTGGACCGACTTGCGCCGCCGTCACCCTGGGCTGGCCGTGGAGCTGGAGCTAGAGCCTGCGCTGCCAGACGAAAGCGTGACGCGCGTCCTGCAGCCAGCAGTGCCCGTGGCTGCGCTGCGCCTCAATGTCTCCGGCGACACCGTAGGCCCAGTTCGCTTCGCGGCGCGCCACTATGCCACAACCCTGCGCGCGCTCGAGGTGCGCGCCGCCGCTTCCGCCGAGCTGGACGCGGCTCTGGAGGAGCTGGCGGCGCGCTGCGCGGACTTGCGAGAGGTGCACTGCTTCTGCGTGGTGAGCTCGTCCGTGCGGGACGCCTTCCGCGCGCACTGCCCGCGCCTGCGCACCTACACGCTCAAACTGACGCGCGAGCCCCATCCCTGGCGGCCCACGCTCGTGGCGTGA